A single window of uncultured Pseudodesulfovibrio sp. DNA harbors:
- a CDS encoding thioredoxin family protein: MPLAAHSQGEGKVKSPAELISGDPQDVPIPGMITMVDIGAHSCIPCKMMTPVIEELSKEYEGRVAIVFIDVWEHRAEAKKYGIKSIPTQIFYDVEGKEQFRHVGFFDKESIVAKLIELGAK; the protein is encoded by the coding sequence ATGCCGCTTGCGGCACATTCACAAGGGGAGGGTAAAGTAAAATCCCCCGCTGAACTGATTTCCGGTGATCCTCAGGATGTTCCCATACCCGGCATGATTACCATGGTTGATATAGGTGCTCATTCCTGTATTCCGTGCAAGATGATGACGCCTGTCATTGAGGAATTGTCTAAAGAGTACGAAGGCCGTGTAGCCATTGTGTTTATCGATGTGTGGGAGCACAGAGCCGAAGCCAAGAAATATGGCATCAAATCTATCCCGACGCAGATATTTTACGATGTCGAAGGCAAGGAACAGTTTCGGCATGTTGGTTTTTTTGACAAGGAGAGCATTGTCGCCAAGTTGATCGAACTGGGTGCAAAGTAG
- the deoC gene encoding deoxyribose-phosphate aldolase: MNDILKKLVAEAQHIAANEEFALRTLASMDLTSLGENDTDDTIKDLCSRAVCSAGHVAAVCVYDRFVPLALKELEGTCVRVATVCNFPHGGADAAKAVAEAREQVNMGVHEVDVVMPYKRFKSGDEDTASALIEQVRVVCGEDVKLKVILETSQLQSLRIIEAASRAAIEAGADFIKTSTGKVPGGATLEVAAVMLSVIKEMQPNTNRPLGFKPSGGLKTVSDSAGFLYLADQIMGQGWATPQTLRFGASGILNDVLKELNLNSVPNEKHDY, from the coding sequence ATGAACGACATATTGAAAAAATTGGTGGCCGAGGCGCAACACATCGCGGCCAATGAAGAGTTTGCTTTGCGAACCCTTGCCTCCATGGACCTGACGTCTTTGGGCGAAAACGACACTGATGACACGATTAAAGATCTATGCTCTCGCGCTGTGTGCTCGGCAGGGCATGTCGCTGCCGTCTGTGTGTATGACAGATTTGTCCCGCTTGCGCTCAAGGAGCTGGAGGGCACATGTGTCCGTGTGGCTACGGTTTGCAATTTCCCTCATGGCGGAGCAGATGCGGCCAAGGCTGTTGCCGAGGCCAGAGAACAGGTCAATATGGGGGTGCATGAAGTGGATGTGGTCATGCCATACAAACGGTTCAAGTCCGGCGACGAAGACACCGCCAGTGCATTGATCGAACAGGTTCGTGTGGTTTGTGGTGAAGATGTCAAACTCAAGGTCATCCTTGAAACAAGCCAGCTCCAGTCCTTACGCATTATTGAAGCCGCTAGTCGAGCCGCTATCGAGGCTGGTGCCGATTTCATCAAGACTTCCACCGGCAAGGTGCCGGGTGGGGCAACTCTTGAAGTCGCTGCCGTTATGCTTTCGGTCATCAAGGAAATGCAGCCCAATACCAACCGGCCCCTCGGTTTCAAGCCTTCAGGCGGCCTCAAAACCGTGTCAGACAGCGCTGGATTTCTCTACCTTGCCGATCAGATCATGGGACAGGGCTGGGCCACTCCTCAAACCCTTCGTTTCGGAGCCAGTGGCATCCTCAATGATGTCCTTAAGGAACTCAACTTGAACAGTGTCCCTAACGAAAAACACGACTACTAA
- a CDS encoding NfeD family protein, with translation MEYFNSMENILWLIWLGVGVAFLVAEFVMPAFIVIFFGVGAIIAGVTAFFGFSLQMQIIVFGASSLALLLLLRKTMADTFAGDSSSDEEDEDAAIGAQCEVVEAIHPPQAGRIKYLGSFWSARCDDSVETGDMVRISHRDEKDPNAFIVKKEN, from the coding sequence ATGGAATATTTCAACTCAATGGAAAACATACTCTGGCTCATCTGGCTCGGTGTAGGTGTGGCCTTTCTCGTGGCAGAATTCGTGATGCCCGCCTTCATCGTCATATTCTTTGGCGTAGGCGCGATCATTGCCGGGGTCACTGCTTTTTTCGGATTTTCGCTGCAAATGCAGATTATCGTGTTCGGAGCATCATCCCTGGCTCTGCTCCTCCTGCTTCGCAAGACCATGGCCGACACCTTTGCCGGAGACTCCTCCTCGGATGAAGAAGATGAAGACGCAGCAATTGGTGCACAGTGCGAAGTTGTAGAGGCAATTCATCCACCACAGGCTGGACGCATCAAGTATCTCGGCTCCTTTTGGTCAGCCCGATGCGATGATTCTGTGGAAACAGGTGACATGGTACGCATCAGTCATCGTGACGAAAAAGACCCCAACGCCTTTATTGTAAAAAAGGAGAACTAA
- a CDS encoding permease, which translates to MSLSNTTQCECQSGSGKGGSGRGLAKYLLMSGLALMVWYGVYSQLLPFSDWFAYSLLGLDMGSHLGAAIQFFVYDTPKVLMLLVLVVFLVGILRSFVTVNWTRSFLAGKRESAGNVMAALLGVVTPFCSCSAVPLFIGFMTAGIPLGVTFSFLIAAPMVNEIALVLLYGLLGWKIAALYFVTGITIAVVAGWVLGRMNLEGHVEDWVKEIRAGEAAMDEKMTWTGRFDYALDSVKDITGRVWKFVVLGIAVGAAIHGYVPEGQLAGIMGDEAWWSVPLSVIMGIPMYTNAAGVIPVVEALLGKGAALGTVLAFMMSVIALSFPEMVILRKVLKPRLIAIFIAVVGCGILVVGYLFNAII; encoded by the coding sequence ATGTCTTTATCCAACACTACACAATGCGAGTGTCAATCCGGTTCCGGTAAAGGTGGTTCGGGAAGAGGGCTTGCAAAGTATCTTTTGATGAGCGGTCTGGCACTGATGGTCTGGTATGGTGTCTATAGTCAACTTCTCCCATTTTCCGATTGGTTTGCCTACTCCCTGCTTGGGTTGGATATGGGCAGCCATCTCGGTGCGGCCATTCAGTTCTTTGTTTATGATACCCCCAAGGTTTTGATGCTTTTGGTGCTGGTGGTTTTTCTTGTGGGCATCTTGCGCTCATTTGTGACCGTTAACTGGACGCGGAGTTTCTTGGCCGGAAAACGGGAGTCTGCAGGGAATGTCATGGCCGCGCTGCTCGGCGTAGTCACACCGTTTTGTTCCTGTTCAGCCGTGCCGCTGTTTATCGGGTTCATGACTGCAGGCATTCCGCTTGGAGTGACCTTTTCCTTTCTTATTGCCGCCCCCATGGTCAATGAAATTGCATTGGTCCTGCTTTACGGCCTGCTTGGTTGGAAGATTGCGGCCTTATATTTTGTTACAGGCATAACCATTGCCGTAGTGGCTGGATGGGTGCTCGGACGCATGAATCTTGAGGGGCATGTGGAGGACTGGGTCAAGGAAATCCGTGCTGGCGAAGCTGCTATGGATGAGAAGATGACGTGGACCGGGCGTTTTGATTACGCCTTGGATTCGGTCAAGGATATCACGGGGCGGGTCTGGAAATTTGTGGTGCTCGGAATCGCTGTTGGTGCAGCCATTCATGGCTATGTTCCCGAAGGTCAGCTTGCCGGTATTATGGGTGATGAAGCGTGGTGGTCCGTACCGCTTTCCGTGATTATGGGCATCCCCATGTACACGAATGCTGCCGGAGTCATTCCCGTGGTTGAAGCTTTGCTCGGCAAGGGGGCTGCCCTTGGTACGGTCCTCGCCTTTATGATGTCTGTCATCGCGTTGTCTTTCCCGGAAATGGTCATCCTGCGCAAGGTACTTAAGCCCCGTCTTATTGCGATTTTTATTGCAGTTGTCGGCTGTGGTATCCTTGTGGTGGGCTATCTTTTCAACGCAATTATTTAA
- a CDS encoding metalloregulator ArsR/SmtB family transcription factor has translation MKQDIVTQQQFEERANVVKAMAHPSRLMMIDELSRGERCVCDLRDLVGADISTVSKHLTVLKKVGIVEDEKRGKNVYYRLKVPCVLNFFQCIESVLAASK, from the coding sequence ATGAAACAAGACATAGTCACACAACAGCAGTTTGAAGAGCGAGCCAACGTGGTCAAGGCCATGGCGCATCCCTCTCGGCTGATGATGATCGACGAACTCTCCCGGGGAGAGCGGTGCGTGTGTGACCTGCGTGACTTGGTGGGCGCGGATATTTCCACGGTGTCCAAGCACCTCACTGTGCTCAAGAAAGTGGGGATTGTGGAAGATGAAAAACGTGGCAAAAATGTCTATTATCGTCTGAAAGTTCCGTGTGTTCTTAATTTCTTCCAGTGCATTGAGTCTGTGCTGGCTGCAAGTAAGTAA
- a CDS encoding universal stress protein, whose translation MQKELLLAIGDDRAASFNLRFLKDLFDDVCDIKLTLFYVAPKLASWNMHEDTLAPMGDSLIELMAHKKDKGEKALDEALRWLKDRTGCPGDNVNTKVVHSKTGTVRELIDECRNGLYDAMLLGRKGFTWFEEVFENSVCHELIWQDIDFPIWVCKRPTGVPRQNILLCLDGSDASLRMADHASYILADEKKHSFTLFHAAKWDYETTIAEQYFSKAAKIMKENGVSEDRIKFRSVVAKNVVKAILQEAAVSSYAAVGVGRRGTTKRNKKENMFPTSVSINLLRQLTDTALWVSK comes from the coding sequence ATGCAAAAGGAACTCCTGCTCGCCATCGGCGATGACCGCGCCGCGTCATTCAATTTGCGTTTTCTCAAAGACTTGTTCGATGACGTCTGCGACATCAAGTTGACCCTCTTTTATGTCGCCCCAAAACTTGCCTCCTGGAATATGCATGAAGACACGCTCGCCCCCATGGGAGACAGCCTCATAGAACTCATGGCTCACAAAAAAGACAAGGGTGAAAAGGCCCTTGATGAAGCCCTGCGCTGGCTCAAGGACAGAACGGGCTGTCCCGGCGACAATGTGAACACAAAGGTCGTTCATTCCAAAACAGGCACGGTCCGTGAACTTATCGACGAGTGCAGAAACGGTCTTTATGACGCCATGCTGCTTGGCCGAAAAGGATTCACATGGTTTGAGGAAGTATTCGAAAATTCGGTCTGTCACGAATTAATCTGGCAGGATATCGATTTCCCCATCTGGGTCTGCAAACGACCGACCGGTGTCCCGCGTCAAAATATTCTGCTGTGTCTGGATGGTTCAGACGCCAGCCTGCGCATGGCTGACCATGCCTCATATATCTTGGCCGATGAAAAAAAACACTCCTTCACTCTGTTTCATGCAGCAAAATGGGATTACGAAACCACCATCGCAGAACAGTATTTCAGTAAGGCTGCAAAAATCATGAAGGAAAACGGTGTCTCAGAAGATCGCATAAAATTCAGGTCTGTTGTGGCCAAAAATGTGGTTAAGGCGATCCTTCAAGAAGCCGCTGTTTCCTCCTATGCCGCGGTAGGGGTAGGACGACGCGGCACCACCAAACGGAATAAGAAAGAAAACATGTTTCCGACCTCTGTTTCCATCAATCTCCTGCGCCAACTCACCGACACGGCTTTGTGGGTGAGTAAATAG
- a CDS encoding stomatin-like protein — protein sequence MDPATLTSLITAVVFVLILITLIIKTAVVVPQKSHFVVERLGKYSKSLSAGLHILIPFIDKIAYKRSLKEEVMDIPAQSCITRDNVSVTIDGVLYIRVIDAKKSCYGIENYYIAASQLAQTSLRSAIGKIDLDKTFEERETINSSVVLAVDEAAQEWGIKVMRYEIKDITPPSTVMTAMEQQMRAEREKRAEIAISEGDRQSRINRSEGLKQEAVQVSEGEKQKRINEAQGRAQEILLVADATAQGLQKVAEVMNMPGGAEAMNLKVAEQYIDEFGNLAKENNTMIIPTDLANMGGMVAAATEIIKKTSVSPTTKSQKTAAPQQTAQSVGGFAVE from the coding sequence ATGGATCCCGCAACCCTGACTTCCCTGATAACAGCCGTTGTCTTTGTTCTGATTTTGATCACCTTGATCATCAAAACGGCTGTCGTGGTGCCGCAAAAAAGCCACTTTGTTGTCGAACGACTCGGTAAATACTCTAAAAGCCTCAGCGCGGGACTGCATATCCTGATCCCGTTCATCGACAAGATTGCGTATAAACGCAGTCTCAAGGAAGAGGTCATGGATATCCCGGCCCAAAGCTGCATTACCCGTGACAACGTATCCGTAACCATTGACGGCGTGCTGTACATCCGAGTCATTGATGCCAAAAAGTCCTGTTATGGCATTGAAAACTACTACATCGCAGCCTCGCAGCTGGCCCAGACATCGCTGAGATCAGCCATCGGAAAAATCGATCTGGACAAGACATTCGAAGAACGTGAGACCATCAACTCATCTGTCGTGCTGGCCGTAGACGAGGCCGCACAGGAATGGGGTATCAAGGTCATGCGCTATGAAATCAAAGATATCACGCCTCCCAGCACGGTCATGACTGCAATGGAACAGCAGATGAGAGCCGAACGTGAAAAGCGTGCGGAAATTGCTATTTCCGAAGGAGACCGTCAGTCGCGTATCAACCGAAGTGAAGGCTTAAAGCAGGAAGCTGTGCAGGTATCCGAAGGTGAAAAACAGAAACGCATCAACGAAGCCCAAGGTCGTGCTCAGGAAATCCTGCTCGTTGCCGATGCTACGGCACAAGGCCTGCAAAAAGTGGCCGAGGTTATGAACATGCCTGGCGGCGCCGAGGCCATGAACCTCAAGGTGGCCGAACAATACATCGATGAATTCGGCAACCTCGCCAAAGAGAACAACACCATGATCATCCCGACAGACCTCGCCAACATGGGCGGCATGGTGGCAGCGGCAACCGAAATCATCAAGAAGACATCGGTCAGCCCCACAACCAAATCCCAAAAAACCGCTGCCCCACAACAGACTGCTCAGTCTGTTGGCGGCTTCGCTGTGGAATAA
- a CDS encoding thioredoxin family protein, which produces MKILVMGPGCAKCEQAEKIVREAVAEAGVDAEIEKVKDFQEIAKYGIFSTPAVVIDGEVKVVGKAPSKKDVLSWL; this is translated from the coding sequence ATGAAGATTCTCGTTATGGGCCCCGGATGCGCCAAATGTGAACAGGCCGAAAAAATCGTGCGTGAAGCTGTTGCTGAAGCAGGCGTCGACGCTGAAATCGAAAAGGTCAAAGATTTTCAGGAAATCGCTAAATACGGTATTTTTTCTACGCCGGCCGTAGTCATTGACGGCGAAGTGAAAGTTGTCGGAAAAGCCCCGAGTAAAAAGGATGTCCTCAGCTGGTTGTAA
- a CDS encoding DUF4390 domain-containing protein, translating into MTYTAHKQVGTLLGIILTVFIFTGIASAQSLSLMAPSLANVNGRLTARFGVTVEEKPVLKGELEDGAVLVLKCSVNLYEENNYWLDSELASVTFKSVLEFDALKREFVMSLPDRETPLRNKDIGQLLEDGWGVIEASLGSWALLDRGTKYSLRLHTSMTEKDAPEGVMRYVYFWSWDAGADNSFQLDFTY; encoded by the coding sequence ATGACGTACACTGCACACAAGCAAGTCGGGACACTTCTCGGAATCATCCTGACCGTGTTTATATTTACCGGAATTGCTTCTGCACAGAGCCTGAGCCTCATGGCCCCGTCGCTTGCCAATGTGAACGGCAGGCTGACCGCCCGGTTCGGTGTGACGGTGGAAGAGAAACCCGTCCTTAAAGGCGAGCTGGAAGATGGTGCCGTTTTGGTCCTCAAATGCTCGGTGAATCTTTACGAAGAAAATAATTATTGGCTCGACAGCGAACTGGCTTCGGTCACTTTCAAGAGTGTTCTTGAGTTTGATGCCTTGAAACGTGAGTTTGTCATGAGTTTGCCGGATCGTGAGACACCGCTTCGCAATAAGGATATCGGTCAACTGCTTGAAGATGGGTGGGGTGTTATCGAAGCAAGCCTCGGATCGTGGGCTTTGTTGGACCGAGGGACCAAATACAGTTTGCGGTTGCACACCTCCATGACTGAAAAAGATGCGCCCGAAGGCGTCATGCGATATGTCTATTTCTGGTCCTGGGATGCCGGAGCAGACAACTCTTTTCAGCTTGATTTTACCTACTAG
- a CDS encoding cytochrome c biogenesis protein CcdA, translating into MDQFFLIINQWMVSGTALAAVGCFLWGMVSVLFSPCHLASIPLIVGYVGGQSEIIEGRKAAGYAVLFTLGLFITIALIGIVCAMLGRMMGDIGSWWSILVGLILIWVGLDMVGIGKCSIPGSLMGRLKLKGFVGAFTLGLAYGVLSGSCTFGFIAPILAIITVQEQVATGILLILLFGLGHCIPIVVAGSSTSLVRKLLESNRWQRGGTLFRRLAGILICVLGGYFIALPFI; encoded by the coding sequence GTGGACCAATTCTTTTTGATTATCAATCAATGGATGGTGAGTGGCACAGCACTCGCCGCCGTAGGCTGTTTCCTTTGGGGCATGGTGAGCGTCCTTTTTTCTCCCTGTCACTTGGCGTCCATCCCGCTTATTGTGGGATATGTCGGTGGACAGAGTGAGATTATCGAAGGCAGAAAAGCTGCTGGATATGCGGTTTTGTTTACGCTCGGCTTGTTTATCACCATAGCTTTGATCGGCATCGTTTGCGCCATGCTTGGCCGGATGATGGGTGACATCGGTTCATGGTGGTCAATTCTTGTCGGCCTGATATTGATTTGGGTGGGGTTGGATATGGTGGGTATTGGCAAGTGCTCTATCCCCGGGAGCCTGATGGGGCGATTGAAGCTCAAGGGTTTTGTCGGAGCTTTTACCCTTGGTCTGGCTTATGGAGTTCTTTCCGGGTCTTGCACCTTTGGTTTTATCGCACCTATTCTTGCTATCATTACGGTGCAAGAGCAGGTCGCCACCGGCATACTGCTTATCCTGCTCTTTGGCCTTGGACATTGTATTCCTATTGTTGTTGCCGGAAGTTCGACATCGCTTGTGCGTAAACTTTTGGAGAGCAACCGTTGGCAACGTGGCGGAACGTTGTTTCGACGTCTTGCTGGAATCCTTATCTGTGTGCTTGGAGGCTATTTCATAGCCCTGCCTTTCATATAG
- a CDS encoding phosphopentomutase: MGRAFILVLDSLGIGWAPDAHRFGDAGADTLGHIAEKCARGEADQDGLRSGPLNLPCLSSLGLGLAAQLVTGTVPPGLTSPVLRGRFAAANEISLGKDTPSGHWEMAGVPVRFEWGYFPPEYPSFPETLIAEIVEKGNLPGILGNCHASGTEIIARLGEEHIQSGKPICYTSADSVFQIAAHEEHFGLDRLFALCELVRKLLEGYNIGRVIARPFIGELGAFTRTANRRDYSLPPPSQTLLDKLKAAGREVVSVGKIADIFAHQGLTKKVKAPDSDGLFDLLEDEVENAPDGSLTFVNFVEFDSEWGHRRNVTGYAAALERIDKRVSGLTSRLRPSDLAIITADHGCDPTWQGSDHTRECVPVLLFGPEVLPGADGMRETFADVGQTVAIHLGIEPLGEGAAIPLS; encoded by the coding sequence ATGGGACGCGCGTTTATTCTCGTGCTGGACAGCCTTGGTATTGGCTGGGCGCCGGACGCTCACCGTTTTGGTGATGCCGGTGCCGACACTCTTGGGCATATTGCCGAAAAATGCGCACGGGGTGAGGCTGATCAGGACGGTCTTCGGTCCGGTCCGTTGAATCTGCCGTGCCTGAGCTCTCTCGGCCTTGGACTGGCTGCCCAACTGGTGACGGGGACAGTGCCTCCCGGTCTGACATCGCCGGTTTTGCGTGGTCGGTTCGCGGCGGCAAATGAAATAAGTCTTGGCAAAGATACCCCGAGCGGTCATTGGGAAATGGCTGGGGTGCCGGTTCGCTTTGAATGGGGCTATTTCCCTCCTGAATATCCAAGTTTCCCTGAAACGTTGATTGCCGAGATTGTTGAAAAGGGCAATTTGCCAGGAATTTTGGGTAACTGTCACGCATCGGGGACGGAAATCATCGCCCGACTTGGCGAAGAACATATTCAGTCAGGCAAACCCATTTGTTATACCTCGGCTGATTCGGTTTTTCAGATTGCGGCCCATGAAGAACACTTCGGGCTGGATCGATTGTTCGCGCTCTGTGAACTCGTGCGAAAATTATTGGAAGGTTATAATATAGGGCGAGTCATTGCCCGTCCGTTTATCGGGGAACTGGGAGCGTTTACACGAACGGCCAACCGTCGGGATTATTCTCTGCCACCACCGTCTCAGACTTTGCTTGATAAGCTCAAGGCTGCGGGTCGAGAGGTCGTTTCCGTGGGTAAAATTGCCGATATTTTTGCACACCAAGGCCTGACGAAAAAGGTCAAGGCGCCGGACTCAGACGGCCTGTTTGATCTGCTGGAAGATGAAGTCGAGAATGCGCCGGATGGTTCGCTTACCTTTGTGAATTTTGTGGAGTTCGATTCTGAATGGGGACATCGTCGGAATGTAACCGGATATGCCGCCGCATTGGAACGAATCGATAAACGAGTGTCTGGGTTGACCAGTCGTCTTCGGCCCAGTGATTTGGCGATCATTACTGCGGACCATGGTTGCGACCCCACCTGGCAGGGAAGCGATCATACTCGCGAGTGCGTGCCGGTGCTCCTGTTTGGACCGGAGGTGCTGCCGGGAGCCGATGGCATGCGTGAGACCTTCGCGGATGTGGGGCAGACCGTTGCCATACACCTTGGCATTGAACCGTTGGGCGAGGGGGCGGCCATTCCCTTGAGCTAG
- the deoA gene encoding thymidine phosphorylase, which translates to MKFIPQEIIRKKRDGYPLDKSDIESMVRGITDESVSESQVAAFAMAVFFQGMSMQERIDLTVAMKNSGTVIDWPSLGFESGVVDKHSTGGVGDKVSLILGPLAAACGAFVPMISGRGLGHTGGTLDKFDAIPGYDTTPDLETFVTVTREAGCAIIGQTSDLAPADRRLYSIRDVTATVESIDLITASILSKKLAAGLQGLVMDVKYGSGAFMEKYEDAKALAESIAHVAAGAGVPTVALLTDMNEVLGHSVGNALEMQEAVDFLTGKYRDSRLTQIVFALTGEMLILAGLAKDIGEATIKMNAALDLGTAADCFGTMVKGLGGPVDFVQKAAEYLDVAPVEMAVYPESAGFVTAMDNRAVGMTLVAMKGGRIRGDQSIDYGVGMTNFAHVGDKVGPDEPLCRVFARDEEQANMATERIREAVQVCPDCPADRPVVAERITGVA; encoded by the coding sequence ATGAAATTTATACCGCAGGAAATAATCCGCAAAAAACGGGACGGATATCCGCTCGACAAATCCGACATCGAATCCATGGTGCGCGGCATCACGGATGAATCCGTTTCCGAAAGTCAAGTGGCGGCATTTGCCATGGCCGTGTTTTTTCAAGGCATGTCCATGCAGGAACGTATTGACCTGACTGTCGCCATGAAAAATTCGGGCACGGTCATCGATTGGCCGAGTTTGGGTTTTGAATCCGGGGTGGTGGACAAACATTCCACGGGCGGCGTGGGCGATAAAGTCAGTCTGATTCTCGGCCCATTGGCTGCGGCATGCGGTGCCTTTGTTCCCATGATTTCTGGGCGTGGCCTTGGGCATACAGGCGGTACACTCGATAAATTTGATGCTATTCCGGGCTATGATACGACTCCTGACCTTGAGACTTTTGTCACTGTGACGCGAGAAGCAGGTTGTGCCATTATCGGTCAGACCTCGGACCTCGCCCCCGCAGATAGGCGGCTGTATTCCATTCGTGATGTCACAGCGACCGTGGAATCTATCGACCTCATCACGGCGTCCATCCTGTCCAAGAAATTGGCGGCGGGGTTGCAGGGATTGGTCATGGATGTGAAATATGGTTCCGGTGCGTTCATGGAAAAATATGAGGATGCCAAAGCACTTGCCGAATCCATCGCCCATGTTGCCGCGGGTGCAGGTGTGCCGACAGTGGCCTTGCTCACGGATATGAATGAAGTACTGGGTCATAGCGTTGGCAATGCGCTGGAAATGCAGGAAGCCGTGGATTTTTTGACAGGTAAATATCGCGATTCGAGATTGACGCAGATTGTGTTCGCTCTGACTGGTGAAATGCTGATTCTTGCCGGACTGGCAAAGGACATCGGCGAAGCCACCATAAAAATGAACGCGGCTCTCGATTTAGGCACAGCAGCCGATTGTTTTGGCACAATGGTAAAGGGGCTGGGTGGTCCTGTGGATTTCGTGCAAAAGGCTGCGGAGTATCTCGATGTGGCTCCTGTGGAGATGGCTGTGTACCCGGAAAGTGCCGGGTTCGTGACGGCCATGGACAATCGCGCTGTGGGCATGACTCTGGTGGCCATGAAGGGTGGGCGTATCCGTGGGGATCAGTCCATTGATTACGGTGTGGGCATGACGAATTTCGCCCATGTCGGTGATAAAGTCGGACCGGATGAACCGCTATGCAGAGTGTTCGCACGCGATGAGGAACAGGCGAATATGGCGACGGAGCGTATCCGTGAAGCCGTGCAGGTTTGCCCGGATTGTCCGGCAGATCGGCCTGTGGTGGCAGAGCGTATTACAGGGGTTGCATAG